The following proteins are co-located in the Campylobacter concisus genome:
- a CDS encoding bifunctional riboflavin kinase/FAD synthetase — translation MPNFSTLLTKDNITAVAIGHFDGVHRGHKQLLKQLGEFGGLVVIDKNKANITPKLKRAEYSNYPCFLYDFESIKGLSGEEFIAMLKHDFKNLKKIVVGFDFRFGRNRAWDKHDLKRIFDGEVVVVDEVCYDGMGVHSSSIRELIRQGNIEEANRLIGREYSVEGNVIKGQGIGAKELVATLNLDVKNYLLPKDGVYATRTRIGSYTYGSVTFIGNRLSTDGNFSVETHILDEVAPKVAKHVAVCFIKRLRDNKKFDTLEGLKEQIKCDINGARACVGVCDLFFGETMRYFDGYGAGI, via the coding sequence ATGCCGAATTTTTCTACGCTTTTAACAAAAGATAATATCACTGCCGTTGCGATCGGGCACTTTGACGGCGTGCATAGAGGGCATAAACAGCTTTTAAAGCAGCTAGGCGAGTTTGGTGGACTTGTCGTGATCGACAAAAACAAGGCAAACATCACGCCAAAGCTAAAGCGAGCCGAGTACTCAAACTATCCTTGCTTTTTGTACGATTTTGAGAGTATAAAAGGGCTTAGTGGTGAGGAATTTATCGCGATGCTAAAACATGATTTTAAAAATTTAAAAAAGATCGTTGTTGGGTTTGATTTTAGATTTGGCAGAAATAGAGCGTGGGATAAGCACGATTTGAAAAGAATTTTTGATGGTGAGGTGGTCGTCGTTGATGAGGTTTGTTATGACGGCATGGGCGTGCATAGCTCATCCATTAGGGAGCTGATACGCCAAGGCAACATCGAAGAGGCAAACAGGCTAATAGGCAGGGAGTACTCGGTCGAGGGCAACGTGATAAAAGGGCAGGGCATCGGTGCAAAGGAGCTAGTTGCAACGCTAAATTTGGATGTAAAAAACTATTTATTGCCTAAAGACGGCGTGTACGCCACAAGAACTAGGATAGGCTCATATACCTATGGCTCGGTCACATTTATAGGCAATAGACTTAGCACGGATGGAAATTTTAGCGTCGAGACACACATCTTAGACGAGGTCGCGCCAAAAGTAGCGAAGCATGTCGCGGTTTGTTTTATAAAACGCTTGCGAGATAATAAAAAATTTGACACACTTGAAGGGCTAAAAGAACAGATCAAATGCGATATAAACGGAGCTAGAGCTTGTGTTGGCGTGTGCGATCTCTTTTTTGGAGAGACGATGAGATACTTTGACGGATATGGAGCTGGTATATGA